One Mesoplodon densirostris isolate mMesDen1 chromosome X, mMesDen1 primary haplotype, whole genome shotgun sequence genomic region harbors:
- the TFE3 gene encoding transcription factor E3 isoform X1: protein MSHAAEPARDGVEASAEGPRAVFVLLEERRPADSAQLLSLNSLLPESGIVADIELENVLDPDSFYELKSQPLSLRSSLPISLQATPATPATLSASSSAGGSRTPAMSSSSSSRVLLRQQLMRAQAQEQERRERREQAAASPFPNPAPASPAISVVGVSAGGHTLGRPPPAQVPREVLKVQTHLENPTRYHLQQARRQQVKQYLSTTLGPKLASQALTPPPGAASAQPLPAPEAAHATGPTGSAPNSPMALLTIGSSSEKEVSGCRRPSHAPPAPTSSKALPYFFSQIDDVIDEIISLESSYNDEMLSYLPGGTTGLQLPSTLPVSGNLLDVYSSQGVATPAITVSNSCPAELPNIKREISETEAKALLKERQKKDNHNLIERRRRFNINDRIKELGTLIPKSSDPEMRWNKGTILKASVDYIRKLQKEQQRSKDLESRQRSLEQANRSLQLRIQELELQAQIHGLPVPPTPGLLSLATTSASDSLKPEQLDVEEEGRPGTATFHAAGGPSQSTPHQQPPAPPSDALLDLHFPSDHLGDLGDPFHLGLEDILMEEEEGVVGGLSGGALSPLRAASDPLLSSVSPAVSKASSRRSSFSMEEES, encoded by the exons ATGTCTCATGCAGCCGAGCCAGCTCGGGACGGCGTAGAGGCCAGCGCGGAGGGCCCTCGAGCCGTGTTCGTGCTGTTGGAGGAGCGCAGGCCGGCCGACTCGGCCCAGCTGCTCAG CCTGAACTCTTTGCTTCCGGAATCCGGGATTGTTGCTGACATCGAATTAGAAAACGTCCTTGATCCTGACAGCTTCTACGAGCTCAAAAGCCAACCCCTATCGCTACGCTCAAG CCTCCCAATATCACTGCAGGCCACACCAGCCACCCCAGCTACACTCTCTGCATCATCTTCTGCAGGGGGCTCCAGGACCCCTGCCATGTCGTCATCTTCTTCATCGCGGGTCTTGCTGCGGCAGCAGCTAATGCGGGCCCAGGCCCAGGAGCAGGAGAGGCGTGAGCGTCGGGAACAGGCTGCAGCCTCTCCCTTCCCTAATCCTGCACCTGCCTCTCCTGCCATCTCTGTGGTCGGCGTCTCTGCTGGGGGCCACACATTGGGTCGTCCTCCCCCTGCTCAGGTGCCCAGGGAGGTGCTCAAG GTACAGACCCATCTGGAGAACCCGACGCGCTACCACCTGCAGCAGGCGCGCCGGCAGCAGGTGAAGCAGTACCTGTCCACCACACTTGGGCCCAAGCTGGCGTCCCAGGCCCTCACCCCACCACCGGGGGCTGCTAGTGCCCAGCCGCTTCCTGCCCCTGAGGCTGCCCATGCTACTGGCCCCACTGGCAGTGCTCCCAACAGCCCCATGGCACTGCTCACCATCGGGTCTAGCTCAGAGAAGGAGGTGAGTGGCTGCAGACGACCCTCCCATGCTCCCCCGGCCCCAACTTCTTCTAAGGCTCTTCCATATTTCTTCTCCCAGATTGATGATGTCATCGATGAGATCATCAGCCTGGAGTCCAGTTACAACGATGAGATGCTCAGCTATCTGCCCGGAGGCACCACGGGGCTGCAGCTCCCCAGCACG CTGCCTGTGTCAGGGAATCTGCTTGATGTGTACAGTAGCCAGGGCGTGGCCACACCAGCCATCACTGTCAGCAACTCCTGTCCAGCTGAGCTGCCGAATATCAAACGGGAGATCTCTG AGACAGAGGCCAAGGCCCTTTTGAAGGAACGGCAGAAGAAAGACAATCACAACCTGA TTGAACGTCGCAGGCGATTCAACATTAACGACAGGATCAAGGAGTTGGGCACCCTCATCCCCAAGTCCAGTGACCC GGAGATGCGCTGGAACAAGGGCACCATCCTGAAAGCCTCTGTGGATTACATCCGCAAGTTGCAGAAGGAGCAACAGCGCTCCAAAGACCTGGAGAGCCGGCAGCGATCCCTGGAGCAAGCCAACCGCAGCCTGCAGCTCCGAATTCAG GAGCTAGAACTGCAGGCCCAGATCCATGGTCTGCCAGTgcctcccaccccagggctgCTCTCACTGGCCACAACTTCAGCCTCTGACAGTCTCAAGCCAGAGCAGCTGGATGTTGAAGAGGAGGGCAGGCCAGGCACAGCAACATTTCATGCAGCGGGGGGACCTTCCCAGAGTACTCCCCATCAGCAGCCCCCAGCGCCACCCTCAGATGCCCTTCTGGACCTGCACTTTCCCAGCGACCACCTGGGGGATCTGGGGGACCCCTTCCACCTGGGGCTGGAGGACATTctgatggaggaggaggagggggtggtggggggactATCAGGGGGCGCCCTGTCCCCACTGCGGGCTGCCTCCGATCCCCTGCTTTCTTCAGTATCCCCCGCAGTCTCCAAGGCCAGCAGTCGCCGCAGCAGCTTCAGCATGGAGGAGGAGTCCTGA
- the TFE3 gene encoding transcription factor E3 isoform X2, giving the protein MSHAAEPARDGVEASAEGPRAVFVLLEERRPADSAQLLSLNSLLPESGIVADIELENVLDPDSFYELKSQPLSLRSSLPISLQATPATPATLSASSSAGGSRTPAMSSSSSSRVLLRQQLMRAQAQEQERRERREQAAASPFPNPAPASPAISVVGVSAGGHTLGRPPPAQVPREVLKVQTHLENPTRYHLQQARRQQVKQYLSTTLGPKLASQALTPPPGAASAQPLPAPEAAHATGPTGSAPNSPMALLTIGSSSEKEIDDVIDEIISLESSYNDEMLSYLPGGTTGLQLPSTLPVSGNLLDVYSSQGVATPAITVSNSCPAELPNIKREISETEAKALLKERQKKDNHNLIERRRRFNINDRIKELGTLIPKSSDPEMRWNKGTILKASVDYIRKLQKEQQRSKDLESRQRSLEQANRSLQLRIQELELQAQIHGLPVPPTPGLLSLATTSASDSLKPEQLDVEEEGRPGTATFHAAGGPSQSTPHQQPPAPPSDALLDLHFPSDHLGDLGDPFHLGLEDILMEEEEGVVGGLSGGALSPLRAASDPLLSSVSPAVSKASSRRSSFSMEEES; this is encoded by the exons ATGTCTCATGCAGCCGAGCCAGCTCGGGACGGCGTAGAGGCCAGCGCGGAGGGCCCTCGAGCCGTGTTCGTGCTGTTGGAGGAGCGCAGGCCGGCCGACTCGGCCCAGCTGCTCAG CCTGAACTCTTTGCTTCCGGAATCCGGGATTGTTGCTGACATCGAATTAGAAAACGTCCTTGATCCTGACAGCTTCTACGAGCTCAAAAGCCAACCCCTATCGCTACGCTCAAG CCTCCCAATATCACTGCAGGCCACACCAGCCACCCCAGCTACACTCTCTGCATCATCTTCTGCAGGGGGCTCCAGGACCCCTGCCATGTCGTCATCTTCTTCATCGCGGGTCTTGCTGCGGCAGCAGCTAATGCGGGCCCAGGCCCAGGAGCAGGAGAGGCGTGAGCGTCGGGAACAGGCTGCAGCCTCTCCCTTCCCTAATCCTGCACCTGCCTCTCCTGCCATCTCTGTGGTCGGCGTCTCTGCTGGGGGCCACACATTGGGTCGTCCTCCCCCTGCTCAGGTGCCCAGGGAGGTGCTCAAG GTACAGACCCATCTGGAGAACCCGACGCGCTACCACCTGCAGCAGGCGCGCCGGCAGCAGGTGAAGCAGTACCTGTCCACCACACTTGGGCCCAAGCTGGCGTCCCAGGCCCTCACCCCACCACCGGGGGCTGCTAGTGCCCAGCCGCTTCCTGCCCCTGAGGCTGCCCATGCTACTGGCCCCACTGGCAGTGCTCCCAACAGCCCCATGGCACTGCTCACCATCGGGTCTAGCTCAGAGAAGGAG ATTGATGATGTCATCGATGAGATCATCAGCCTGGAGTCCAGTTACAACGATGAGATGCTCAGCTATCTGCCCGGAGGCACCACGGGGCTGCAGCTCCCCAGCACG CTGCCTGTGTCAGGGAATCTGCTTGATGTGTACAGTAGCCAGGGCGTGGCCACACCAGCCATCACTGTCAGCAACTCCTGTCCAGCTGAGCTGCCGAATATCAAACGGGAGATCTCTG AGACAGAGGCCAAGGCCCTTTTGAAGGAACGGCAGAAGAAAGACAATCACAACCTGA TTGAACGTCGCAGGCGATTCAACATTAACGACAGGATCAAGGAGTTGGGCACCCTCATCCCCAAGTCCAGTGACCC GGAGATGCGCTGGAACAAGGGCACCATCCTGAAAGCCTCTGTGGATTACATCCGCAAGTTGCAGAAGGAGCAACAGCGCTCCAAAGACCTGGAGAGCCGGCAGCGATCCCTGGAGCAAGCCAACCGCAGCCTGCAGCTCCGAATTCAG GAGCTAGAACTGCAGGCCCAGATCCATGGTCTGCCAGTgcctcccaccccagggctgCTCTCACTGGCCACAACTTCAGCCTCTGACAGTCTCAAGCCAGAGCAGCTGGATGTTGAAGAGGAGGGCAGGCCAGGCACAGCAACATTTCATGCAGCGGGGGGACCTTCCCAGAGTACTCCCCATCAGCAGCCCCCAGCGCCACCCTCAGATGCCCTTCTGGACCTGCACTTTCCCAGCGACCACCTGGGGGATCTGGGGGACCCCTTCCACCTGGGGCTGGAGGACATTctgatggaggaggaggagggggtggtggggggactATCAGGGGGCGCCCTGTCCCCACTGCGGGCTGCCTCCGATCCCCTGCTTTCTTCAGTATCCCCCGCAGTCTCCAAGGCCAGCAGTCGCCGCAGCAGCTTCAGCATGGAGGAGGAGTCCTGA
- the GRIPAP1 gene encoding GRIP1-associated protein 1 isoform X2: protein MAQALSEEEFQRMQAQLLELRTNNYQLSDELRKNGVELTSLRQKVAYLDKEFSKAQKALSKSKKAQEVEGLLSENEMLQAKLHSQEEDFRLQNSTLMAEFSKLCSQMEQLERENQQLKDGAARAGAAQAGSFVDGELLRLQAENTALQKNVAALQERYGKKAGRLPAAIGDQGNHLGGPASPVLAPMPLAEVELKWEMEKEEKRLLWEQLQGLETLKQAETSRLQEELAKLAEKLKKKQESFCRLQTEKETLFNDSRNKIEELQQRKEADLKAQLARTQKLQQELEAANQSLAELRDQRQGELLEHAAALRALQDQVSIQSADAQEQVEGLLAENNALRTSLAALEQIQTAKTQELNMLREQTAGLTAELQQRQTEYEDLMGQKDDLNSQLQESLRANSRLLEQLQELGQEKEQLTQELQEARKSAEKRKAMLDELAMETLQEKSQHKEELGAARLRHEKEVLGVRARYERELRELHEDKKRQEEELRGQIREEKARTRELETLQQTVEELQAQVHSMDGAKGWFERRLKEAEESLQQQQQEQEEALKQCREQHAGELKSKEEELQGVRDQLQQAQEERDCHLKTISSLKQEVKDTVDGQRILEKKGSAALKDLKRQLHLERKRADKLQERLQDILTNSKSRSGLEELVLSEMNSPSRTQTGDSSSISSFSYREILREKESSTLPARSLSSSPQAQPPRPAELSDEEVAELFQRLAETQQEKWMLEEKVKHLEVSSASMAEDLCRKSAIIETYVMDSRIDVSVAAGHTDRSGLGSVLRDLVKPGDENLREMNKKLQNMLEEQLTKNMHLHKDMEVLSQEIVRLSKECVGSPDPDLEPGEAS, encoded by the exons aTGGCGCAAGCTCTGTCTGAGGAGGAGTTTCAACGGATGCAG GCTCAGCTCCTAGAACTCCGGACAAACAACTACCAACTTTCAGATGAACTACGCAAGAATGGTGTTG AACTTACCAGTCTTCGACAGAAGGTCGCCTACCTGGATAAGGAGTTCAGCAAAGCTCAGAAG GCACTGAGCAAGAGCAAGAAAGCTCAG GAAGTCGAGGGGCTGCTGAGTGAAAATGAGATGCTGCAGGCAAAGCTGCACAGCCAGGAGGAGGACTTCCGTTTGCAGAACAGCACGCTTATGGCCGAGTTCAGCAAG CTCTGTAGCCAGATGGAACAGCTGGAGCGGGAGAACCAGCAACTGAAGGATGGGGCTGCCAGGGCAGGGGCTGCCCAAGCCGGGAGCTTTGTGGATGGGGAGCTGCTGAGACTGCAGGCAGAGAACACAGCCTTGCAGAAGAACGTGGCAG ccctgcaggagcGCTATGGGAAAAAGGCTGGGAGGTTGCCAGCTGCCATTGGGGATCAAGGGAATCACCTGGGGGGCCCAGCTtcccctgtcctggcccccatgCCATTGGCAGAAGTGGAGCTGAAATGGGAAatggagaaggaggaaaagagactGCTCTGGGAGCAACTGCAAGGCTTGGAG ACCTTGAAGCAGGCTGAAACATCCAGGTTGCAGGAAGAACTTGCTAAG CTCGCcgagaaactgaaaaagaaacaagaaag TTTTTGCCGTCTGCAGACAGAAAAGGAGACGCTATTCAATGACAGCCG GAACAAGATTGAGGAGTTACAACAGCGGAAGGAAGCTGATCTCAAAGCCCAGTTGGCTCGAACTCAGAAGCTGCAGCAGGAACTTGAGGCTGCCAATCAG AGCTTGGCAGAGCTGAGAGATCAGCGGCAGGGGGAGCTCCTGGAGCATGCAGCAGCTCTGCGAGCCCTACAAGATCAG GTGTCCATCCAGAGTGCGGATGCGCAGGAACAAGTGGAAGGACTTTTGGCTGAGAACAATGCCTTGAGGACTAGCCTGGCTGCCCTGGAGCAG ATCCAAACAGCAAAGACCCAAGAACTGAATATGCTCCGGGAACAGACTGCTGGGCTGACAGCTGAGTTGCAGCAGCGACAGACTGAGTATGAGGACCTCATGGGACAGAAAGATGACCTCAACTCCCAGCTCCAG GAGTCATTGCGAGCCAATAGTCGGCTGCTGGAACAACTTCAGGAACTCGGACAAGAGAAGGAGCAATTGACCCAGGAACTACAGGAGGCTCGTAAG AGTGCTGAGAAGCGGAAGGCCATGCTGGATGAGCTAGCCATGGAGACGCTGCAGGAGAAGTCCCAGCACAAGGAGGAGCTGGGAGCAGCCCGACTACGGCACGAGAAGGAGGTGCTGGGGGTGCGCGCCCGCTACGAGCGTGAGCTCCGTGAGCTACACGAAGACAAGAAGCGGCAGGAGGAGGAGCTGCGTGGGCAGATCCGCGAGGAGAAG GCCCGAACGCGGGAGCTGGAGACTCTCCAGCAGACGGTGGAAGAACTCCAAGCTCAGGTACACTCCATGGATGGAGCCAAGGGCTGGTTTGAACGGCGCTTGAAGGAGGCTGAG GAAtctctgcagcagcagcagcaggaacaaGAGGAAGCCCTCAAGCAGTGTCGGGAGCAGCACGCCGGCGAGCTGAAG AGCAAGGAAGAGGAGCTGCAGGGTGTGCGGGATCAGCTCCAACAGGCCCAGGAGGAGCGAGACTGCCACCTGAAGACCATCAGCAGCCTGAAGCAG GAGGTGAAGGACACGGTGGATGGGCAGCGAATCCTGGAGAAGAAGGGCAGTGCTGCG CTCAAGGACCTCAAACGGCAGCTGCACCTGGAGCGGAAACGGGCGGATAAACTGCAGGAGCGGTTGCAGGACATCCTCACCAATAGCAAGAGCCGCTCAG gGCTCGAGGAGCTGGTTCTATCAGAGATGAATTCACCAAGCCGGACCCAGACTGGGGACAGCAGTAGCATCTCCTCCTTCAGCTACCGCGAGATCTTGCGGGAGAAGGAGAGCTCGACTCTTCCAGCCAGG TCCTTATCCAGCAGCCCTCAGGCCCAGCCCCCGCGGCCAGCAGAGCTGTCAGATGAGGAAGTGGCTGAGCTCTTCCAGCGCCTGGCAGAGACGCAGCAGGAGAAATGGATGCTGGAGGAGAAG GTGAAGCACCTGGAGGTGAGCAGCGCGTCCATGGCAGAGGACCTCTGCCGGAAGAGCGCCATCATCGAGACCTATGTCATGGATAGCCGGATTG
- the GRIPAP1 gene encoding GRIP1-associated protein 1 isoform X1 — protein MAQALSEEEFQRMQAQLLELRTNNYQLSDELRKNGVELTSLRQKVAYLDKEFSKAQKALSKSKKAQEVEGLLSENEMLQAKLHSQEEDFRLQNSTLMAEFSKLCSQMEQLERENQQLKDGAARAGAAQAGSFVDGELLRLQAENTALQKNVAALQERYGKKAGRLPAAIGDQGNHLGGPASPVLAPMPLAEVELKWEMEKEEKRLLWEQLQGLEQTLKQAETSRLQEELAKLAEKLKKKQESFCRLQTEKETLFNDSRNKIEELQQRKEADLKAQLARTQKLQQELEAANQSLAELRDQRQGELLEHAAALRALQDQVSIQSADAQEQVEGLLAENNALRTSLAALEQIQTAKTQELNMLREQTAGLTAELQQRQTEYEDLMGQKDDLNSQLQESLRANSRLLEQLQELGQEKEQLTQELQEARKSAEKRKAMLDELAMETLQEKSQHKEELGAARLRHEKEVLGVRARYERELRELHEDKKRQEEELRGQIREEKARTRELETLQQTVEELQAQVHSMDGAKGWFERRLKEAEESLQQQQQEQEEALKQCREQHAGELKSKEEELQGVRDQLQQAQEERDCHLKTISSLKQEVKDTVDGQRILEKKGSAALKDLKRQLHLERKRADKLQERLQDILTNSKSRSGLEELVLSEMNSPSRTQTGDSSSISSFSYREILREKESSTLPARSLSSSPQAQPPRPAELSDEEVAELFQRLAETQQEKWMLEEKVKHLEVSSASMAEDLCRKSAIIETYVMDSRIDVSVAAGHTDRSGLGSVLRDLVKPGDENLREMNKKLQNMLEEQLTKNMHLHKDMEVLSQEIVRLSKECVGSPDPDLEPGEAS, from the exons aTGGCGCAAGCTCTGTCTGAGGAGGAGTTTCAACGGATGCAG GCTCAGCTCCTAGAACTCCGGACAAACAACTACCAACTTTCAGATGAACTACGCAAGAATGGTGTTG AACTTACCAGTCTTCGACAGAAGGTCGCCTACCTGGATAAGGAGTTCAGCAAAGCTCAGAAG GCACTGAGCAAGAGCAAGAAAGCTCAG GAAGTCGAGGGGCTGCTGAGTGAAAATGAGATGCTGCAGGCAAAGCTGCACAGCCAGGAGGAGGACTTCCGTTTGCAGAACAGCACGCTTATGGCCGAGTTCAGCAAG CTCTGTAGCCAGATGGAACAGCTGGAGCGGGAGAACCAGCAACTGAAGGATGGGGCTGCCAGGGCAGGGGCTGCCCAAGCCGGGAGCTTTGTGGATGGGGAGCTGCTGAGACTGCAGGCAGAGAACACAGCCTTGCAGAAGAACGTGGCAG ccctgcaggagcGCTATGGGAAAAAGGCTGGGAGGTTGCCAGCTGCCATTGGGGATCAAGGGAATCACCTGGGGGGCCCAGCTtcccctgtcctggcccccatgCCATTGGCAGAAGTGGAGCTGAAATGGGAAatggagaaggaggaaaagagactGCTCTGGGAGCAACTGCAAGGCTTGGAG CAGACCTTGAAGCAGGCTGAAACATCCAGGTTGCAGGAAGAACTTGCTAAG CTCGCcgagaaactgaaaaagaaacaagaaag TTTTTGCCGTCTGCAGACAGAAAAGGAGACGCTATTCAATGACAGCCG GAACAAGATTGAGGAGTTACAACAGCGGAAGGAAGCTGATCTCAAAGCCCAGTTGGCTCGAACTCAGAAGCTGCAGCAGGAACTTGAGGCTGCCAATCAG AGCTTGGCAGAGCTGAGAGATCAGCGGCAGGGGGAGCTCCTGGAGCATGCAGCAGCTCTGCGAGCCCTACAAGATCAG GTGTCCATCCAGAGTGCGGATGCGCAGGAACAAGTGGAAGGACTTTTGGCTGAGAACAATGCCTTGAGGACTAGCCTGGCTGCCCTGGAGCAG ATCCAAACAGCAAAGACCCAAGAACTGAATATGCTCCGGGAACAGACTGCTGGGCTGACAGCTGAGTTGCAGCAGCGACAGACTGAGTATGAGGACCTCATGGGACAGAAAGATGACCTCAACTCCCAGCTCCAG GAGTCATTGCGAGCCAATAGTCGGCTGCTGGAACAACTTCAGGAACTCGGACAAGAGAAGGAGCAATTGACCCAGGAACTACAGGAGGCTCGTAAG AGTGCTGAGAAGCGGAAGGCCATGCTGGATGAGCTAGCCATGGAGACGCTGCAGGAGAAGTCCCAGCACAAGGAGGAGCTGGGAGCAGCCCGACTACGGCACGAGAAGGAGGTGCTGGGGGTGCGCGCCCGCTACGAGCGTGAGCTCCGTGAGCTACACGAAGACAAGAAGCGGCAGGAGGAGGAGCTGCGTGGGCAGATCCGCGAGGAGAAG GCCCGAACGCGGGAGCTGGAGACTCTCCAGCAGACGGTGGAAGAACTCCAAGCTCAGGTACACTCCATGGATGGAGCCAAGGGCTGGTTTGAACGGCGCTTGAAGGAGGCTGAG GAAtctctgcagcagcagcagcaggaacaaGAGGAAGCCCTCAAGCAGTGTCGGGAGCAGCACGCCGGCGAGCTGAAG AGCAAGGAAGAGGAGCTGCAGGGTGTGCGGGATCAGCTCCAACAGGCCCAGGAGGAGCGAGACTGCCACCTGAAGACCATCAGCAGCCTGAAGCAG GAGGTGAAGGACACGGTGGATGGGCAGCGAATCCTGGAGAAGAAGGGCAGTGCTGCG CTCAAGGACCTCAAACGGCAGCTGCACCTGGAGCGGAAACGGGCGGATAAACTGCAGGAGCGGTTGCAGGACATCCTCACCAATAGCAAGAGCCGCTCAG gGCTCGAGGAGCTGGTTCTATCAGAGATGAATTCACCAAGCCGGACCCAGACTGGGGACAGCAGTAGCATCTCCTCCTTCAGCTACCGCGAGATCTTGCGGGAGAAGGAGAGCTCGACTCTTCCAGCCAGG TCCTTATCCAGCAGCCCTCAGGCCCAGCCCCCGCGGCCAGCAGAGCTGTCAGATGAGGAAGTGGCTGAGCTCTTCCAGCGCCTGGCAGAGACGCAGCAGGAGAAATGGATGCTGGAGGAGAAG GTGAAGCACCTGGAGGTGAGCAGCGCGTCCATGGCAGAGGACCTCTGCCGGAAGAGCGCCATCATCGAGACCTATGTCATGGATAGCCGGATTG